From the Clostridiales bacterium FE2011 genome, one window contains:
- a CDS encoding ribonuclease E/G, which translates to MIRKIICGPGFCAVTEDGVLVEYIPNDPSDQCGDILLGKTDRLMPGMNCAFVDIGRKKSGFLPLDENSSSFTGGKVRSGESLTVQIKKEENGTKGAFLTRDITLPGTMAILMPMNRYIGVSSRITDESVREELKKTGREIAADRFGLVMRKAAEAAAPEMIRQEAESLYETWRMTEEKASKGGKPGSLLFSGSIAERLQEDYARDSINTVQESAETDDGIARQVRQARERTVRLPGGGNIILDRCEAMTVIDINTASSAVSGSKEQTILETNLEACGAIAQQVRLRNLSGIILIDFIDMDNETDRSMVLTRLEECFSRDRVKTVIHGWTSLGLIEMTRKRTRAGIYDNLLKACPVCGGTGYVLREQRE; encoded by the coding sequence ATGATAAGGAAAATCATATGCGGCCCCGGGTTTTGTGCTGTTACGGAAGACGGTGTGCTTGTTGAATACATACCAAATGATCCGTCGGATCAGTGCGGGGATATTCTGCTTGGAAAAACTGACCGGTTGATGCCCGGAATGAACTGTGCATTTGTTGATATAGGGAGGAAGAAAAGCGGCTTTCTTCCGCTGGATGAAAACAGCAGCAGTTTTACAGGAGGGAAAGTACGCTCCGGTGAAAGCCTGACTGTCCAGATCAAGAAAGAGGAAAACGGGACAAAAGGAGCGTTTCTGACACGTGATATAACGCTTCCCGGAACGATGGCTATCCTTATGCCTATGAACCGCTATATCGGTGTCAGCAGCAGAATTACCGATGAATCTGTTCGTGAGGAACTGAAAAAAACAGGACGTGAAATAGCTGCAGACCGATTTGGTCTTGTGATGCGAAAAGCAGCGGAAGCTGCGGCACCAGAGATGATCCGGCAGGAGGCAGAATCACTGTACGAAACCTGGCGGATGACAGAGGAAAAAGCTTCAAAGGGAGGAAAACCGGGGAGTCTTCTTTTTTCAGGCAGTATTGCAGAACGGCTTCAGGAAGATTATGCCCGGGACAGTATCAATACAGTTCAGGAGTCTGCGGAAACCGATGACGGTATTGCCAGGCAGGTCAGACAGGCCAGAGAACGTACCGTGCGTCTTCCGGGGGGCGGCAATATTATCCTGGATCGGTGTGAGGCAATGACGGTGATTGATATCAATACCGCTTCTTCTGCCGTTTCCGGATCCAAAGAGCAGACAATACTTGAAACCAATCTGGAGGCATGCGGCGCCATTGCCCAGCAGGTACGGCTGCGGAATCTGAGCGGAATCATCCTGATCGATTTTATAGACATGGATAATGAAACAGACCGTAGTATGGTCCTGACCAGGCTGGAGGAGTGCTTCAGCAGAGACCGGGTGAAGACAGTTATACACGGCTGGACGAGTCTGGGATTGATCGAAATGACCAGAAAGCGCACAAGAGCGGGAATATATGATAATCTATTGAAAGCCTGTCCCGTCTGCGGAGGAACAGGATATGTACTGAGGGAGCAGAGAGAATGA
- a CDS encoding DUF2344 domain-containing protein, with translation MRMLAVFEKGERIRHIGHLDIQRSVQRGLRRSGLPVAYSNGFNPHILITFASALSTGACGTREIMDVTMAEEVSEEEFLDRMNRAMPKDMQLSEARAVDQKHPALMASLRAAEYDLLIRDPETAEKLTAAIPSMMAKETVTAMRKTKTALKECDIKPLIYELKGEGQHILATLVLTEREACKPGMLIEALAREAGISEEVRMLVTRTGLMGMDPEGRLVPLERL, from the coding sequence ATGCGAATGCTGGCAGTGTTTGAAAAAGGTGAAAGAATCAGGCATATCGGACATCTTGATATTCAGCGCAGCGTACAGCGCGGACTCCGCAGGAGCGGCCTGCCGGTTGCATATTCCAACGGATTCAATCCCCATATCCTGATCACATTCGCGAGTGCTTTATCAACAGGAGCCTGCGGGACCCGGGAAATTATGGATGTGACGATGGCTGAGGAGGTCAGTGAAGAGGAGTTCCTTGATCGGATGAACCGTGCCATGCCAAAGGATATGCAGCTGTCTGAAGCACGGGCGGTGGATCAGAAACATCCCGCACTGATGGCCAGCCTTCGTGCGGCAGAATACGACCTGCTGATCAGGGATCCGGAGACGGCAGAGAAGCTGACAGCCGCCATTCCTTCGATGATGGCAAAGGAAACGGTGACTGCCATGCGAAAAACAAAAACAGCGTTGAAGGAATGCGATATCAAACCGCTGATCTATGAACTGAAGGGTGAAGGACAGCATATCCTGGCGACACTTGTGCTGACTGAACGCGAGGCCTGCAAACCGGGGATGCTGATTGAAGCGCTGGCCAGGGAAGCCGGGATAAGCGAAGAAGTTCGAATGCTGGTTACCCGGACAGGACTCATGGGAATGGATCCGGAAGGCCGGCTTGTTCCGCTGGAGAGGCTTTGA
- a CDS encoding site-2 protease family protein produces the protein MLQELRMDPGGTIITLLYLAICLLFSLIIHECAHGYAALKCGDSTAWWLGRLTLDPRKHLDPLGTICMIFLRVGWAKPVPVNPRNFRHYRRDYIIVSLAGIVTNLLICILSLIISAILAKFIWGKEIVSQMGDKALLINIYEGFLPYYVYSGELKALADYAQIPWLMYVQRLFLMLAQMNLGLAIFNLLPVPPLDGFRFMDQFVFKGRLALSAQTMQTIHVVFLVICMSGALSGVLSAANSAVMGALTSVISLII, from the coding sequence ATGCTGCAAGAACTGAGGATGGATCCGGGCGGAACGATTATCACATTGCTGTATTTGGCTATCTGCCTGTTGTTCAGCCTGATCATCCATGAATGTGCACACGGTTATGCCGCACTGAAATGTGGTGACTCTACAGCATGGTGGCTGGGGCGTCTGACACTGGATCCCCGCAAACACCTGGATCCGCTTGGTACGATCTGTATGATTTTTCTGAGGGTGGGATGGGCAAAACCCGTGCCGGTCAATCCCCGCAATTTCCGTCATTACAGAAGGGATTACATCATTGTTTCCCTGGCAGGTATTGTGACGAATCTGCTGATCTGTATCCTGAGCCTGATTATTTCAGCTATTCTTGCAAAATTCATCTGGGGGAAAGAGATTGTTTCACAAATGGGTGATAAAGCCCTGCTGATCAATATTTATGAAGGTTTTTTACCGTATTATGTTTATTCCGGAGAGTTAAAGGCTTTGGCTGATTATGCACAGATCCCCTGGCTGATGTATGTGCAGAGGCTGTTTCTGATGCTGGCGCAGATGAACCTGGGCCTGGCAATCTTTAATCTGCTTCCCGTGCCGCCGCTGGACGGCTTCCGGTTCATGGATCAGTTTGTTTTCAAAGGCCGTTTGGCTTTGAGTGCACAGACAATGCAGACCATTCATGTTGTTTTTCTGGTTATCTGCATGAGCGGTGCTCTCTCAGGCGTGCTCTCCGCTGCGAACAGCGCGGTGATGGGTGCCCTGACATCTGTGATATCCCTGATTATCTGA
- a CDS encoding peptidase C11, translating to MDEQRKPRSREKKVVNEGKGVEKRGEGLGTGPVNNTGSYEDRRQQQSASQASPFGNMNQRPASGQSGSGRPVQQNPFGQQRPAQRPDSSGFPFGQGGQKAGAQNPFGNTARPAGGSANPFGSRPAAGQADPFGTHPSTGTNAGGQGQHHYGVKQNGTGTQRASGSGSGMGGGKLLLIIAALVLLLGGGGLSGLFGGEDSGSSSVSNILNTVTQSGETSSGSTASSGSGMDIGNLLSSLMGSGSTAYDYTGSADSLFSGLTGTGTVSNQSSAVPYFTSSGEDNTTALDETVATGARAKFTEIIGNKQDNVTIMVYMCGTDLESQQGMATSDLKEMAAATVGDKINLIVFTGGCSRWRNNVVSSSVNQIYQIKDGKFLCLEKDMGRGSMVSPDTLTTFIQYGKKNFPANRMCLIFWDHGGGSVSGFGYDEKVGHNQSMTLAGINSALKKANVKFDFIGFDACLMATVENGIMLSQYADYMIASEETEPGVGWYYTNWLNNLNKNTSLPTIRIGKQIADDFVEVCNRQCRGQATTLSVVDLAELQATVPDELKQFSIDTNELIQNKEYKTVSKARSKTREFAQSSRIDQIDMVDFAKNMGTAEGKSLAKALQGAVKYNRTGGSISHAYGLSIYFPYQRANKVNQMVSTYQAIGMDEEYTRCIQEFASLEVSGQVSAGTSLNNYGSGAYASPDLLGSLLGQGGGYTSSYSSGGLTELLGGLYGGGSSSGSTGSILDLFMGRSMTAENAAEYILDNHFDASRLVWKDGKITLEKEQWDLVTSLLMNVFYNDGTGFIDLGMDTTFETEGNSLLSEYDGTWLSIDRQPVAYYYLNSVDDGDNYVITGYVPAYLTKKGENKNSRVLIDLIVNFDSEHNGDGYIAGALYRYGDGVSDTQSKELIAIGKGDTLQFVCDYFDYEGVYRDTYELGEPITLGDTVEIANTPIDRSKCQVTFRLTDIYQQNYWTPAVR from the coding sequence ATGGACGAGCAGAGAAAACCTAGATCCCGGGAGAAAAAGGTTGTCAATGAAGGCAAAGGCGTCGAGAAACGCGGTGAAGGTCTTGGCACAGGCCCTGTAAACAATACGGGAAGCTACGAAGACCGCCGTCAGCAGCAAAGTGCATCACAGGCGTCGCCTTTCGGCAATATGAACCAGCGGCCGGCATCGGGACAATCGGGTTCCGGACGTCCGGTTCAGCAGAATCCTTTCGGGCAGCAGCGCCCTGCCCAGAGACCTGACAGCTCCGGATTCCCGTTCGGACAAGGCGGTCAGAAGGCAGGTGCACAGAATCCGTTTGGAAATACAGCCAGGCCGGCAGGCGGTTCTGCAAATCCTTTCGGGTCACGTCCGGCAGCCGGTCAGGCTGATCCATTCGGTACACATCCTTCCACCGGAACAAACGCAGGCGGACAGGGACAGCATCATTACGGAGTGAAACAGAACGGCACGGGAACCCAGCGCGCCTCAGGAAGCGGTTCCGGCATGGGCGGAGGCAAACTGCTGCTGATTATTGCCGCCCTCGTACTTCTCCTGGGAGGCGGCGGACTGAGCGGCCTGTTCGGAGGGGAAGACAGCGGCAGCAGCAGTGTATCGAACATTCTGAATACAGTAACACAGTCCGGCGAAACCTCTTCAGGCTCAACTGCTTCTTCGGGAAGCGGGATGGATATCGGTAACCTGCTGAGCTCCCTCATGGGATCCGGAAGCACAGCCTATGACTATACCGGCAGTGCTGACAGCCTTTTTTCCGGACTGACAGGAACGGGAACTGTTTCGAATCAGAGCAGCGCGGTTCCTTACTTTACTTCTTCTGGTGAAGACAACACAACGGCACTGGACGAGACTGTTGCCACGGGAGCACGGGCTAAATTCACAGAGATTATCGGAAACAAGCAGGATAATGTGACAATCATGGTTTACATGTGCGGCACAGACCTGGAAAGCCAGCAGGGAATGGCGACTTCCGACCTGAAGGAAATGGCTGCTGCAACAGTCGGAGACAAAATAAACCTGATTGTGTTTACCGGAGGATGCAGCAGATGGCGTAACAATGTTGTTTCCTCATCTGTAAACCAGATTTATCAGATAAAGGATGGCAAGTTCCTCTGCCTGGAAAAGGATATGGGCAGAGGAAGCATGGTCAGTCCCGATACGCTGACAACCTTTATACAGTACGGTAAGAAAAACTTCCCGGCAAACCGGATGTGTCTCATTTTCTGGGATCACGGCGGCGGTTCGGTCAGCGGATTCGGTTATGATGAAAAGGTCGGCCATAACCAGTCCATGACACTGGCCGGGATTAACAGCGCCCTGAAAAAGGCGAACGTCAAGTTTGATTTTATCGGATTTGACGCCTGTCTGATGGCAACCGTGGAAAACGGCATCATGCTGAGCCAGTATGCGGATTATATGATTGCCAGCGAAGAAACGGAACCGGGTGTCGGCTGGTATTATACAAACTGGCTGAACAACCTGAACAAAAACACCAGTCTTCCCACAATTCGGATCGGAAAGCAGATCGCGGATGATTTCGTTGAAGTTTGCAACCGCCAGTGCCGCGGGCAGGCAACAACCCTCAGCGTTGTGGACCTTGCCGAACTCCAGGCTACGGTTCCGGATGAACTGAAACAGTTCAGTATTGATACAAACGAGCTGATTCAGAACAAGGAATACAAGACGGTATCCAAAGCACGCAGTAAAACCAGGGAATTTGCCCAGTCCAGCCGCATTGACCAGATCGACATGGTGGATTTTGCAAAGAATATGGGTACTGCTGAGGGCAAGTCGCTGGCCAAGGCACTGCAGGGGGCTGTGAAGTATAACAGAACCGGCGGCAGCATCAGCCATGCCTACGGCCTGAGTATCTATTTCCCTTACCAGCGGGCAAACAAGGTGAATCAGATGGTGTCCACCTACCAGGCGATCGGCATGGATGAAGAGTACACCCGGTGCATTCAGGAGTTTGCCAGCCTGGAAGTCAGCGGCCAGGTCAGCGCAGGGACGTCCCTGAACAATTATGGGAGCGGTGCCTATGCATCACCGGACCTGCTTGGAAGCCTGCTCGGACAGGGCGGCGGTTATACATCCTCCTACTCTTCAGGCGGCCTTACGGAACTGCTGGGCGGCCTTTACGGAGGCGGCAGCAGCAGCGGTTCCACGGGAAGCATCCTGGACCTGTTCATGGGCCGCAGCATGACGGCGGAAAACGCGGCTGAATATATCCTGGATAATCATTTCGACGCTTCCCGGCTGGTATGGAAAGACGGAAAAATTACGCTGGAGAAAGAACAGTGGGATCTGGTGACCTCCCTGCTGATGAATGTGTTCTACAATGACGGAACAGGATTTATCGACCTTGGTATGGATACCACCTTTGAGACTGAAGGTAACAGCCTTTTGTCCGAATATGACGGCACATGGCTGTCTATCGACCGTCAGCCGGTGGCCTATTACTATCTGAACTCCGTGGATGACGGTGATAATTATGTAATCACCGGATATGTTCCTGCTTATCTGACTAAAAAAGGAGAAAATAAGAATTCGCGAGTATTGATTGATTTGATTGTGAATTTTGACAGTGAACATAACGGAGACGGATATATTGCGGGAGCATTGTACAGATACGGGGATGGTGTTTCTGATACCCAGTCAAAGGAACTGATTGCAATTGGTAAGGGTGATACATTGCAGTTTGTCTGTGACTACTTTGACTATGAAGGCGTTTACCGTGATACTTACGAGCTGGGTGAACCGATCACGCTTGGTGATACGGTTGAGATTGCCAATACACCGATTGACAGGAGCAAATGCCAGGTTACCTTCAGGCTGACTGATATTTATCAGCAGAATTACTGGACACCTGCTGTCAGGTAA
- the scpB gene encoding SMC-Scp complex subunit ScpB: protein MNNEEGNLKGRIEAILFVAGEAVPVKELARALQTGEKEVREAIDSLKDEYDYEQRGFLLKRFGDHVQLATRPLYSGDVVRLLQPVQQQSLSQAAMETLAVVAYKQPVTRAEVEQIRGVKCDYSLQSLMLKGLIREAGRKDTIGRPILFCTTDEFLSHFGLEDLNGLPPMPQPEDAEKKDDTEELIP from the coding sequence TTGAACAATGAGGAAGGAAACCTGAAAGGAAGAATCGAGGCCATCCTGTTTGTGGCAGGGGAAGCAGTACCTGTCAAGGAACTTGCACGCGCGCTTCAGACCGGGGAAAAGGAAGTCCGGGAGGCAATCGACAGCCTGAAGGACGAATATGATTATGAGCAGCGGGGATTTCTGCTGAAACGGTTCGGAGATCATGTGCAGCTGGCGACAAGACCGTTGTACTCCGGAGATGTTGTAAGGCTTTTGCAGCCTGTTCAGCAGCAAAGCCTCAGCCAGGCGGCAATGGAGACGCTGGCGGTTGTTGCTTACAAACAGCCTGTAACCCGCGCTGAGGTAGAACAGATCCGGGGTGTCAAGTGCGATTACAGCCTTCAGAGCCTGATGCTGAAGGGACTGATTCGTGAAGCAGGAAGAAAAGACACCATCGGGAGACCGATCCTCTTCTGTACAACGGATGAGTTCCTGAGCCATTTCGGACTGGAAGATCTGAACGGGCTGCCGCCGATGCCACAGCCGGAAGATGCGGAGAAAAAGGATGATACGGAAGAACTGATTCCGTAA
- the miaB gene encoding tRNA (N6-isopentenyl adenosine(37)-C2)-methylthiotransferase MiaB — protein sequence MNTKEILVTTEEQERQERYTELIRELPHRPQSYYVVTYGCQMNAHDSEKIAGMLDRMGMKPAAEREEADFVIFNTCCVRENAERRALGNVTWLKEVRKTKPDMIIAVCGCMIQEPGMAETILKQYRFVDLAFGTANLHKLPEMLFETLNSSTQQVCVEDKDVIAEGLPVRRLRQDAAYLTIMYGCNNFCSFCIVPYVRGRERSREMSSILHEAEELAKSGVKEIMLLGQNVNSYGKGLPGDPTFAALLKQLDGIGIPRIRFMTSHPKDLSDELIDVMSSGKHILPQFHLPVQSGNNEILEKMNRHYTREQYLDRVRKLREAIPGIGLSTDIIVSFPGETEAQFEDTMSLVREVRYDSAFTFIYSPRKGTKAAKMEGLIPDEVSRERIQRLIALQEELQQDTLKRFIGSEEEILVESLSKRSKSAVSGKGRHAVSITVNGSNEDIGQILKCRVTGLKNNTLTGERI from the coding sequence ATGAACACAAAGGAGATCCTTGTCACAACTGAAGAACAGGAACGCCAGGAGCGGTATACAGAGCTGATCCGGGAGCTTCCGCACAGACCGCAGAGTTATTATGTTGTCACATACGGATGCCAGATGAATGCCCATGATTCTGAAAAAATCGCCGGCATGCTGGATCGTATGGGGATGAAACCCGCAGCGGAACGTGAAGAAGCTGATTTCGTAATATTCAACACATGCTGTGTACGTGAAAATGCTGAAAGACGTGCATTGGGCAATGTTACATGGCTGAAAGAAGTCAGGAAAACAAAGCCGGATATGATCATAGCTGTCTGCGGCTGCATGATACAGGAACCCGGAATGGCGGAAACCATTCTGAAACAATACAGGTTTGTGGATCTGGCGTTCGGTACTGCCAATCTTCATAAGTTACCGGAAATGCTGTTTGAAACGCTGAACAGCAGCACTCAGCAGGTGTGTGTTGAGGATAAAGACGTTATTGCAGAGGGGCTTCCGGTCAGGAGACTCAGACAGGATGCTGCCTATCTTACGATTATGTACGGCTGTAATAATTTCTGCAGCTTTTGTATTGTTCCCTATGTACGCGGCAGGGAACGGAGCCGCGAAATGAGCAGTATTCTTCACGAGGCTGAAGAACTGGCAAAGTCGGGCGTAAAGGAAATTATGCTGCTGGGCCAGAATGTCAACAGCTACGGGAAGGGATTGCCCGGTGACCCGACTTTTGCAGCCCTGCTGAAGCAGCTGGACGGAATCGGTATTCCGCGGATCCGTTTTATGACGAGCCATCCGAAAGATCTGAGCGATGAGCTGATCGACGTGATGAGCAGCGGTAAACACATCCTGCCGCAGTTTCATCTGCCGGTCCAGAGCGGCAATAATGAGATTCTGGAAAAGATGAACCGGCACTATACCCGGGAACAGTATCTGGACAGGGTCCGGAAACTGCGGGAAGCCATTCCCGGAATCGGACTAAGTACAGATATTATTGTCAGTTTTCCCGGTGAAACAGAAGCGCAGTTTGAGGACACGATGAGCCTTGTGCGTGAGGTCCGGTACGACAGTGCCTTTACCTTTATATACAGTCCGCGGAAGGGGACAAAAGCGGCAAAAATGGAGGGCCTGATTCCGGATGAAGTATCCCGGGAGAGAATCCAGCGCCTGATTGCACTTCAGGAGGAACTACAGCAGGATACATTGAAACGGTTCATCGGGTCAGAAGAAGAAATCCTGGTCGAGAGCCTGAGCAAAAGAAGCAAATCTGCTGTATCCGGAAAAGGCAGGCATGCGGTGTCTATTACGGTCAACGGCAGTAATGAAGATATCGGACAGATCCTGAAATGCCGAGTGACCGGATTGAAGAATAATACGCTGACCGGCGAAAGAATATAA
- a CDS encoding segregation/condensation protein A, with product MITLAFKLKDFDGPLDLLLTLIGKAQIDIRDIFVSEITDQYLEIVRNAPDLDMDEASDFLLMAATLLEIKSRAMLPRLPKTEDETDPETELIRRLEEYKRFRETAESMKSFEDAAKRVFTKLPEEYPLPPQEVELTGLTLQGLQEAFLRIWQRRPQLDDDPESNHYAPRNIHRDSHTVQECMLNLIYRIRKKKRMRFEDAFSEAPTREEVVTYFLAVLELLKLGQMHVKQDAVYGGIELIAGKARQKKTPKDLTDMTGEVTTTLEQ from the coding sequence ATGATCACACTGGCCTTTAAGCTGAAGGATTTTGACGGTCCGCTGGATCTGCTGCTGACATTGATCGGCAAAGCCCAGATTGATATCAGGGATATCTTTGTCAGTGAAATCACAGACCAGTATCTGGAAATAGTCCGGAATGCGCCTGATCTGGATATGGATGAGGCAAGCGACTTCCTGCTGATGGCGGCAACGCTGCTGGAAATCAAAAGCCGGGCCATGCTGCCGCGTCTGCCGAAAACGGAGGATGAAACAGATCCCGAAACTGAACTGATCAGAAGGCTCGAGGAATATAAACGATTCCGGGAAACGGCCGAAAGCATGAAATCCTTTGAAGACGCCGCAAAACGTGTTTTCACAAAGCTGCCGGAGGAATACCCGCTTCCACCGCAGGAGGTTGAACTGACAGGCCTGACGCTGCAGGGACTGCAGGAAGCCTTCCTCAGAATCTGGCAGCGGAGGCCGCAGCTGGATGATGATCCTGAAAGCAATCATTACGCACCGAGGAACATCCACAGAGACAGTCATACAGTGCAGGAATGCATGCTGAACCTGATCTATCGTATCCGTAAGAAAAAAAGGATGCGGTTTGAGGACGCTTTTTCGGAAGCACCTACACGGGAGGAAGTCGTTACGTATTTCCTGGCGGTTCTGGAGCTGCTTAAGCTGGGACAGATGCATGTGAAACAGGATGCTGTATACGGCGGGATAGAGCTGATTGCCGGAAAAGCCAGGCAAAAAAAGACACCGAAGGATCTGACGGATATGACCGGGGAGGTGACTACGACCCTTGAACAATGA
- a CDS encoding TIGR03960 family B12-binding radical SAM protein, with protein MDLNDKIEKILEKVQKAPRYTGGEMNTEVKGWDECPLHFGFCFPDTYEVGMSHLGMKILYGLINRESWSLCERFFMPWTDMIALMEEEQLPLLSMESRHPLNAFDVIGFTLQYEMSFSNILAMLKMGGVPLESSERGETDPIVVAGGPCAFNPEPLADFIDAFMIGDGEDVMTELNRVILERKEKGLSREACLKKLAQLEGVYVPSLYDVTYNEDGTVASVTPNCAEAPATVRKRVVVDLNNTYYPEEFPVPYTEVIFDRIMLEIMRGCTRGCRFCQAGILYRPVRERSMEKLIDLAEKLLNSTGYEEISLSSLSSGDYSCLPELIRELMKRMKEKRVSISLPSLRIDSVLKESLEETQQVRKTSLTFAPEAGTQRMRDVINKGVTEEDLLGKVRDAFEGGWSSVKLYFMSGLPTETTEDLDGIADLARKVIAEYFNVPKTQRAKGLRVTVSVSVFVPKPFTPFQWAAQDTLDAIIAKQEHLRQVLNIKGVTFHWHEPYVSFLEACFARGDRRMGRVLRSAFEKGCILDGWNETFRYDLWMEAFRDCGLDPAFYAHRARTKEEVLPWDHIDSGVTKQFLWHEKEKSERAETTKDCRKGCNGCGLQRWKGVCSYANAGSV; from the coding sequence ATGGATTTAAATGACAAAATTGAGAAAATCCTGGAAAAGGTTCAGAAGGCACCGCGCTATACCGGCGGCGAGATGAATACGGAAGTGAAGGGCTGGGATGAATGTCCGCTGCACTTCGGATTCTGTTTTCCGGACACATATGAGGTAGGCATGAGCCACCTGGGCATGAAGATTCTGTACGGGCTGATTAACCGCGAAAGCTGGAGCCTGTGCGAACGGTTTTTCATGCCTTGGACGGATATGATCGCACTGATGGAGGAAGAGCAGCTTCCGCTGCTGTCCATGGAAAGCAGACATCCGCTGAACGCATTTGACGTTATCGGCTTTACGCTCCAGTATGAAATGAGCTTCAGCAATATCCTGGCGATGCTGAAGATGGGTGGTGTTCCGCTGGAAAGCAGTGAACGGGGAGAAACTGACCCCATTGTGGTGGCAGGGGGACCCTGCGCCTTTAACCCGGAGCCGCTGGCTGATTTCATTGACGCGTTTATGATCGGCGACGGGGAAGATGTGATGACAGAGCTGAACCGTGTCATTCTCGAACGCAAGGAAAAAGGATTGAGCCGGGAAGCATGCCTGAAAAAGCTTGCCCAACTGGAAGGCGTGTATGTTCCTTCCCTGTACGACGTGACATACAATGAGGACGGGACTGTTGCGTCTGTGACACCCAATTGCGCGGAAGCACCGGCGACTGTCCGGAAACGGGTGGTTGTTGACCTGAACAACACCTATTATCCTGAAGAGTTTCCCGTACCTTATACGGAAGTGATCTTTGACCGTATCATGCTGGAAATCATGCGCGGGTGTACAAGGGGATGCCGTTTCTGTCAGGCAGGCATTCTGTACCGGCCTGTACGGGAGAGAAGCATGGAAAAGCTGATTGACCTGGCTGAAAAACTGCTGAATTCCACCGGATATGAAGAGATCAGTCTGAGCAGCCTTTCAAGCGGAGATTACAGCTGCCTGCCTGAACTGATCCGGGAGCTCATGAAACGCATGAAGGAAAAGCGTGTATCTATCTCTCTGCCAAGCCTGCGGATCGACAGCGTGCTGAAAGAAAGCCTTGAGGAAACGCAGCAGGTCAGGAAAACCAGCCTTACTTTTGCGCCGGAAGCAGGAACGCAGCGCATGCGTGATGTGATCAACAAAGGCGTAACGGAAGAGGATCTGCTGGGCAAAGTGCGGGATGCCTTTGAAGGCGGATGGAGCAGCGTAAAACTGTATTTCATGTCCGGCCTGCCGACGGAAACCACAGAAGATCTGGACGGTATCGCGGACCTGGCCAGGAAAGTCATTGCCGAATACTTTAATGTCCCCAAGACACAAAGAGCCAAGGGGCTGCGGGTGACAGTGAGCGTAAGCGTATTTGTCCCCAAGCCCTTTACGCCCTTCCAGTGGGCTGCCCAGGATACGCTGGATGCGATTATCGCAAAGCAGGAGCATCTGAGACAGGTGCTCAATATCAAAGGCGTGACTTTCCACTGGCATGAGCCTTATGTCAGTTTCCTCGAAGCCTGTTTTGCCCGGGGTGACCGAAGAATGGGCCGTGTGCTGAGGAGCGCTTTTGAAAAGGGATGCATTCTGGACGGGTGGAATGAAACCTTCCGCTATGATCTGTGGATGGAAGCATTCAGGGACTGCGGCCTTGACCCGGCTTTTTACGCACACCGGGCCAGAACAAAGGAAGAAGTCCTGCCCTGGGATCATATAGACAGCGGGGTTACAAAACAGTTCCTCTGGCATGAAAAAGAAAAAAGTGAACGCGCGGAGACAACGAAGGATTGCCGGAAAGGCTGCAACGGATGTGGTTTACAGCGCTGGAAGGGAGTATGTTCATATGCGAATGCTGGCAGTGTTTGA